CTCCAATAGCCGATGCTCTTCAGTTTTAGTTTATGTGGAAAACAGAAAACGGAATACGGATTCTCGGCATGAGGCGACTGAACCAAGCGGCTGTTGAACCGCAGACGCCTCTCGGGATGGAAAGcgatgggatgggatgggaatAGTTATAGGATGGGATGCTATAGGATGGGTCCCCAAAATAGACCGCGAACTTTTCTCACTGCCAGTTTCGCTCGCAGAATCAGAATCACCCGCAATGCGGGATGTTTTTGATAAGAGAGAACTATAGAAGAGAATATGCATTTTGTAATATGCGTATCTTCATTCAGCtgcaattaataatattaaccaTAGTTTCCTTTCATATCAGATtgcaaaattatttgtttatattataataagtAAGTGCATTTAAATAAGGTTTAGACTTAAATCTATTTATGGTCACttacatattttccaattcagatatgattaaattaaacttcTATTAGTTTTATCTTTCTTTCACTTATCGCCAAGATTATGTCGTGTTCCGGGTGATCCAGCATAGTAATTTTCTGAAATGGGTATAGCAATTAGAATcggtattaataaaataaaacaatggtATAAAAACTAgtacaatattaaaaataattgtttacgACCtacttttgacattttaattaagatatttacataaaattaACCTTCGctctttttattataattatagaaaGGATTATAAACTTGGAAACGATACAAACATTCCTTTCTACACACccctttttattaattttaattcaaattgtTCGCGGTCGAGTCAAAACCGATAACTGTCTATCGCAAAGCTTAATTGTTATCAAAAGTTGTACGTGGTGACATTCATTCTAGTTATAGCTAAAATCTAGCtgttaaattataaacttttttagcgttaaataaattaaactttaaacttagTAGTTAATTGTTAGATGAAAGAAACATTGTAAAAAACCTAATAATTAAataggttttaaaaaatgtaattataaaGAAACTAACAAATTCTTTATATCACAACATGAAGAAAGCTCGCCAAAACGCGCCAAATTTATTAATAGCCAAAAGCTGGTCATCCCTGTAGAGGATCAGCAGGCGTgcgtttgatttgttttgatttcgttTCTCGTTGATTTGGTGTTCCGATGTTGCTCCGGAGATGTGTCCTGTTTCCGTTTCCCGCCGTGCGGCTGGTGCGTCGGCAGCTGCACCGCCGGCATGAGCACATCGTGCTGCATCCGGAGGTGCGGCAGGCGCTGCAGCTCCAGCAGCCGGTGGTGGCCCTGGAGTCCACGATCATCACCCACGGAATGCCGATGCCGGAGAACGTGCTCACGGCGCTGGCGGTGGAGGAGCAGGTGCGCGAGCAGGGAGCCATCCCGGCCACCATTGGCATCCTGGACGGGCGCATCAAGGTGGGCCTGACGCGCGAGGAGCTCACCACGCTGGCCAAGAAGCCGCGCGACCAGGTGATCAAGTGCTCCCGCCGGGATCTGCCCTTCGTGGTGTCCCGTCGGCAGAGCGGTGGCACCACGGTGGCCGCCACCATGCTGATTGCCCACCGCGTGGGCATCCGTGTGTTTGCCACCGGAGGAATTGGCGGCGTTCATCGGGATGGTCAGGAAACCTTTGACATTTCCGCCGATCTCACCGAGCTGGGACGCACGCCCGTGGCCGTCGTCTGCAGCGGCGTCAAGTCCATCCTGGACATCCCGCGCACCCTGGAGTACCTGGAAACGCAGGGCGTGTGCGTGGCCAGCTACGCGAGTCCCGGCGGCGTCTTTCCGGATTTCTACACGCGTGACAGTGGATGTAGGGTGCCCTATAACCTCCAGAGTGCCCAGGAGGCGGCGGAACTCTTACGCTCCTGGCGGGAACTGAAAATGGAGTCGGGTCTGCTGATAGGAGTTCCCATTCCCGAGGAGTTTGCCGCCGATAAAGCGAAGATAGAGGAGGCCATCCAGGTGGCGAGTGCCCAGGCCAAAGAACAGGGCATCTCCGGCAAGGAGGTGACTCCTTTCCTGCTCGCCGCCATTGCCAAGATCACCGAGGGCAGGAGCCTCCAGTCCAACATAGCTTTGATCAAGAACAATGCCAAAGTGGCGGCCCAAATTGCCGCTTCACTTAGTGAACAGTCCACAAAAACAGAGAATTTAGAACAAAAGAGGATCGATAAAAAACCCCTCGTTGTGGGAGCCTCCATTCTAGATCTCTCCTTCACCGTGGACGACCAGAAGCGCGACATGAAGCTGGATGGGGCCACCTATTCCGCGGTGGCCAAACAGGCGGCCGGCGGAGTGGGTCGCAACATCGCCGAGGGCATCTACAAGCTGTACGGCGACGTGAACCTCATCTCCGCCGTGGGCAACGACCAGATGGGACAGACGCTGCTCCAGCTGATGCCCAAAGCCCTGCAGCGGGGCCTCATCCTGGCCGACAGCCACAGCACCTCGCTGTGCTCGCTGATCTTCGACAAGTTCGGCGACTGCAAGCTCATCCTGGGCAACATGGAGATCCACCAGAGCATCACGCCCGAAACCCTGCAGGCGCACCACCAACTCTTCCGCGAGGCGCCGCTCATCGTCATGGACAGCAACATCTCGGAGCAGGCGATGGCCAGCATCCTGCAGCAGGCGCAAAAGTACAAGATTCCCGTGTTTTTCGAGCCCACCGATATGTTTATAGCGGGTAAACCGTTTAAACTGCTGCCGGAGCTCACGAAAAACATACGGCTGATTAAGCCCAATCTCCAGGAGCTCAAGACCATCACGGAAGCTATTACGGGGGAACATATCAAGTGGAATCCGGATACCAAGCTCCCGCAGTCGGAACTCCTCCAGCAGGCGAAGGGAATGATCAAGAAAATCGACTGCCACTTCAACTGCATCATTGCCACGCTGAGTGACCACGGCGTGCTCCTCAGCTATCGCCGGGATGCGGAAAACGATGCGAGGCTCCTCCTAGACGTGGGCAAATCCTCGGTGCCCCACTGCACCCGCTTCTATGCCGCTCCCATGGTCCACAACATTGTGAATGTCTCGGGAGCGGGCGATAGTTTCTGTGCGGGATTCATCACCGCTTTGCTGCGCGGTTGCAGCTTGGATGAGTGTGTCGCCGGAGGATTTGTGGCCGCCGAGAAGGCCCTGCAATCCGAGTCCGCCGTGCCCACTTCATACTACTCAAATCAGGAGTCCTTTGAGAGTCGCTACAAGCAAACTGCCAAGATCATCCAGCAGCAGAGCATTTAGATTGGTACGAAACAGAAGACGAAGGCATTTACTCAGGACCTTTATTTCTAAGTGTTTTCTTAAAGTGTACAAAACAAAGATGCGTCTCTAGTAGGCCCAtctaaaaaatgcaaaataaaccAATTAATGTTGTTAAACTTTAAGTCTCTATTAGTATTACTTACAGCTTTATAACCTTGTCCTTGCCTCCGGAGGCAACTCGCGAGCCATCGGGCGCCCAGTCCACGCCAAACACCTCGTCCGCATGGCCAGGCAGCTCCTGCGCCAGCTTCTTGGTCTGCACACTCCAAACTGGAAGAAATAACCCATGAAtatgcgttaaaaaaaaaacagatttatagtagagccctgcgtaaatcattcaatttttggttcatcatagtatgccatgaaatttctaatttgtttaattcaattctatgtgaaacaaattgaatgttttctaattcatttcgaattgaattaagtaatgaataatttttatgaattttttgaatttttcagatttgttttgtgctttcttttgagaacaaaaagtggaaaatttttaacaaatcaatgttaactgcttagtaaataaaattcaacagATTTAATCACGAAATATTGGGCCtttcttttgaagaaagaaattgtcgtttgagttctttcggaattcatgccattcattaattcaattctattaaactcaaaattcaaattcttcaattctattaaactcaaaattctaattaattcattcatgtaaaacaaaaaattcaaaataattcattgaatctattcatgcagggctctaatttaTATCTCACCCTTCAGCGTGGAATCCTTGCTGCCGGAGACAATCAAGCGGGAGTCCGCCGACCAGGCTAGCGTGTAAACGGCCTGCACATGACCCCGGAAGGTGGCCATGTACTGGCCATCGCTGGCCCTCCACAGACGCACCGACTTGTCGAAGGAAGCGGAGGCTATCAGCTTTACATCAGGCGAGTACTTCACATCGTTCACCACGTTCTGGTGGCCTGTCATGCGCTCCACGCACTTGTTCTGGTTGTTGCGCCACAAATATAGGGTGTTGTCATCGGAACAGGAAACCAGGGACTCTACCTCATCCGGGCAAACTGCCTGGTAGCGCTTCAGGGCGGACTGCTGCAGCTCCTCAGCTGGAAAATAAGCCATTTTATTAGTGCAAATGGATAAAAAgtcagggttcggaaaataacacattctctaaaaaacttttgttattaacatgttaaatgtcaaagtgttaagttcaaaaaagttattcacatgtgtgtaaaaaattgtagcttACATTTGTTAGAAATATAAGTAACACACACAGtatatttgtgttatttacacgacgtgcttttaacacaatgagtttttgacattaaaaagTCAGAAATATATGCCTTGAAAAACACGTCGTCTTAATAAcacattttgcaaaaaacacaagtgagctgtttgtgttaacaattatttttcacattttaacacttttgtttttgacacacatgtcaaaaaCTTTGCTCACAATGTAAAATACAATCTAACATgcttttaacatgtgtgttaaattcCAAACCCTGTAAGAAATAAGGAAATCTTACTAGTCAGATTTAGGTGACCTTTAGAGCGATCCTTGACCGGCTGGAATGGACCCGTGCGCAGCACGTAGTCCGTGCTCAGCGCAATGTTGTTTAcccagtgggcgtggccggagAATGTGCGGCACAAGATGCCATCGGCCGAGCGCCACATCTTCACGGTGCGATCCTTGGAGGAGGTGTAGATGAGGCCCGCTCCGCCCCAGCGCACGGCGGTCACTGCGTTCGTGTGGCCTGCGATATTCATCAGGCACTGGCCCAGTTTCACGTCCCAAATCCGGCAGTCGCCGTCTCCACTGGCGGAGGCCAGCTTCCTGCACTCCGGATCGCGATGATACGGCTCCCAGGCGAGGCAGTTGATGTGCTTCCGGTGGCCGCTCAGGGGGCGACCCTTCTGCTGCCCCGTCTCCGGATCCCAGATGATTATGGAGCCAGCCTTGCAGCCGCTGGCCAGGCGCTGCCCATCCGGAGCCCAGGCCACGCAGAGAACCCACTGTTTGTGGCCGGAGCACGTGAAGTGCGGCGTCTCTGTGTTGAGATCCCACAGGCGCACAGTGGTGTCGCCACTCCCACTGGCCAGATGCGCTCCATCCGGGCTGAAGTTAAGGGAAACCACTGCCTCCGCGTGTCCCGGCATGGAACTCGTGCACCTGGTCACCGGACGCACCTTGAAAACCGCCTGTGGCTGGTACACTATGTCGATTACGTTCTCCGTGTCCACCGAGGCCAGGTCCAGGGTGTCCTCCAGGCTCTTCTTGATCTCATCCTCGCCCACGAAGAAGAGATACGGCGTGGCCTCCTCGTTTTTGAGCAGCGCATTGCAAATCAGGCCCAGTTGCTGGGTGGTAATCCCCGCCGGCAGGTCGATGGGCGGCCCCGCCTCCTCACCCGTGTCCGAAATGAGGCGCGCCTGTATCGTGTGGGGCGTGGCCGGGGGCTCTGCGTCCGCCTCCACCTGCATTTTCTGCTTTTTGGCCAACATCTTCGCGGCCGTTTGAATTagtctaaacaaaaataaacacgTGCCGCGAGTTTTCTGTTAGTGGTGGGAAAACAGCTGGATAGCTATCGATTATTGCCCACTGTGCCGTGTCGtgacacgatttttttttgtaaatatatttaggtagttgttaaaaaaatattacacattaatctaaattaaaaaaggtaaGAAGAACCcctaaatacaaattaaaggtCGACAAATTATccgtaaatataatatatatttagttgCTGGGTGGTAATcccataatatatatttacggataatttgttgataatttgtatttacggATAatgattgatttttagaaGCAGAATATTGTGAAAAATTGATGGATAACTCATTAAAATTGAATGAGTTCGTTCACAGAACTTAATTGTAGttgctaaatatatataacacattaatcaatattaaaaaatgtaaaaagaacCCCTTGAATTCAAGGTAAaggtcaaaaaaataaaagcagaatattcaaaaaaaaaaaaataaataactaattaaaatcgGTTGAGTATGTATAcgaaatttgaattaattttacaaCTGTTTTAAAACTTGGCCCTTCTGGATCTCAAAGTAAAATCTAGCTATTTTTGTTGTTCGCCATATTTAGCTATTTCGATAATAGCTACTTACGTCGCCACTGTCGATCTATCGGAAAAGGTTCATCTCTATGATCGAAAGAATTTTCATGTACGCGTCTTGATAAAATTTggtaaaaaatggaaaatattccgCGAACACATGAAGGTGAGTGAAATTAACACATGCAATGGCTAACCACCCTCTAAGGGAACAGCGGAAAACTTGGTTTACCCACCGGGATCACCTAAACACTCGGAATCCAATCAACCGGTTCGGGCTCACCTGGCCATCATCTCTCTTAtgaaaatcaattattttcaACCGCTTTTCTTTTCCCCTGTCCCCCACAGACATCGAGGCACAGATCAGCGTGATCCAGGAGAAGAAGACGGAGTTGGCCAAGACcacagcggcggcggcgggcgTGGGACTCCTGGACAGCGGTGGCTTCTTCGACAGCGACCTGTACGACGATGAGGCGGCCAAGGGGAAGGGTCGCTACGAGGGCTACAACACCTCCATTGCGGCCAACGATGCGGAGGAGgtggacgaggacgaggaggacgaCGGGTTCCCGGTGCCCCAGAAGCGCACCACCTACACGGCGCCCACTTCGGTGCTGAAGGACGTGACGCAGGGCAAGGAGGATGTGGATCCCATGGCGGATCGCAGGCGTCCCACGATCGCCGATCGCGAGGATGAGTACCGCCAGAAGCGGCGGCGCATCATCATCTCGCCGGAGCGCGCGGATCCCTTTGCCGAGGGCGGCAAGACGCCGGATGTGGGCTCCCGCACCTACACGGACATCATGCGGGAGCAGATGCTCAAGGGAGAGGAGACCGAACTGCGGCGTAGGATCCTGGAGAAGACCAAAGAGGGCACTCTGGTCAAGAGCGCCACATCCTCTTCGTCTTCCTCTGCCAATGGGGAGTTGGCTGCCCCGAAGGATGGCGGCAGGAAGCGCGGGCGATGGGACCAAACGGTCAGCGACAGCTTTATCCCGGCCAAGGTGGCCACGCCCAGCAGCGCCGCCACGCCCACCTGGGAAGATGTGGGTATTTCTCAGGGTTCGgaatttaacacacatgttaaaaacatgcaaattgtattttaaagtgtgagcaaagttttttacatgtgtgtcaaaaacaaaagtgttaaaatgtgaaaaataccttgtgttttttacacaatgtgactgactttttaatgtcaaaaactcattgcgTTAAAAACacgttgtgtaaaaaacatgtcgtgtaaataacacaaataaactgtgtgttatttatgtttctaacatatgtaagctacaattttttacacacatgtcaataactttttttacagagtgtgttattttccgaaccctggtaTTTCTCATAAGTAagaaagtataaatattaattttccctTTTATATTCCAACAGAAAACCCCCGGCGACCATCGTTGGGACGAGACTCCCGGCCACAAGGGCAGCGAGACACCAGGAGCCACTCCGGGACTGAATACCCGCATCTGGGACGCCACACCGGCTCACGCGATGACCCCGGGCCACGAGACACCGGGTCACGAGAAGTCTGCGCGGCGGAATCGCTGGGATGAGACACCGAAAACAGAGCGCGAGACTCCCGGACACAGCGGATGGGCCGAGACCCCGAAACCAGATCGTACGGGCAGCGGAGCCGGCGGCGTGGAGAGCATCTCCATTGAATCCACCCCAGGGGCCTCCAAACGTCGCTCGCGCTGGGATGAAACGCCCTCGAATGCGACGCCCGCGATTACGCCCACAAATGCGAGCGCCATGACACCGAGTATGACGCCCAGCATGACGCCACATGCGACTCCTGGCCATGCCACGCCCATGCTGACGCCAGGAGGCAGCACGCCCATCGGAGTGAAGGCCATGGCCATGGCTACACCATCTGCCGGAGCTCTGGCCGCCATGACGCCGGAGCAGCTGCAGGCGTATCGCTGGGAAAAGGAGATTGACGAGAGGAATAGGCCCTACACCGATGACGAACTCGACCAGATCTTTCCGCCTGGCTACAAGATTCTACCGCCGCCAGCGGGCTACGTGCCTTTGCGCACTCCTGGCAGGAAGCTAATGGCCACACCGACGCCCATTGCAGGCACTCCAGCCGGTTTCTTCATCCAGGTGGAGGATAAGAACGCCAAGTTCATGGACAACCAGCCAAAGGGGCAGAATCTGCCGTTCATGAAGCCCGAGGATGCGCAGTATTTCGACAAGCTGCTGGTGGATGTGAATGAGGATTCCCTGTCGCCGGAGGAGCTCAAGGAGCGCAAGATTATGAAGCTGCTGCTGACCATCAAGAATGGGTCGCCACCGATGAGAAAGTCAGCCTTAAGGCAGATTACTGATAAAGCGAGGGAATTCGGAGCAGGTCCGCTGTTCAATCAGATTCTCCCGCTGCTCATGTCGCCCACTTTGGAGGATCAGGAGCGGCATCTCTTAGTCAAGGTTATTGATCGAGTTCTCTATAAGCTGGATGATTTGGTTCGCCCCTATGTGCACAAGATTCTGGTGGTCATAGAACCGTTGCTCATCGATGAAGATCACTATGCGCGTATAGAAGGCAGGGAGATCATTTCGAACCTCGCCAAGGCTGCCGGTCTGGCCACCATGATCTCCACCATGCGACCGGATATCGACAACATTGATGAGTATGTGAGGAACACCACAGCTCGAGCCTTTGCCGTGGTGGCTTCCGCTTTGGGAATACCTTCCCTTCTGCCCTTTCTAAAAGCCGTTTGCAAATCGAAGAAATCGTGGCAGGCGCGGCACACGGGCATCAAGATTGTCCAGCAGATAGCCATCCTAATGGGATGTGCCATATTACCACATCTCAAGGCTCTCGTGGAGATTATAGAACATGGATTGGTGGACGAACAGCAGAAGGTGCGCACCATTACGGCCCTGGCCATTGCCGCTCTTGCAGAGGCAGCCACTCCATACGGCATTGAATCTTTTGACTCCGTACTGAAACCTTTGTGGAAGGGTATTCGCACCCATCGCGGAAAAGGTCTAGCTGCCTTCTTGAAAGCCATTGGTTATCTGATCCCCCTGATGGACGCCGAGTACGCCAATTACTACACCCGCGAGGTGATGCTGATCCTCATCCGCGAGTTCCAATCCCCCGACGAGGAAATGAAGAAGATTGTCCTAAAAGTAGTCAAGCAATGCTGCGCCACCGACGGCGTGGAGCCGCAGTACATTAAAGAGGAGATTCTGCCGCACTTCTTCAAGTTCTTCTGGAACCATCGCATGGCGCTGGACCGGCGAAACTACCGCCAGCTGGTGGACACCACCGTGGAGATAGCCAACAAGGTGGGCGCCTCGGAGATCATCAATCGCGTGGTGGATGATTTGAAGGACGAGAATGAACAGTACCGGAAAATGGTGATGGAGACGGTGGAGAAAATCATGGGAAATCTGGGAGCAGCGGACATTGATTCCCGCCTGGAAGAGCAGCTCATCGATGGGATACTGTACGCCTTCCAGGAGCAGACGACCGAGGATGTGGTGATGCTGAATGGCTTTGGAACCATTGTAAATCAGCTGGGCAAGCGAGTGAAACCCTATTTGCCGCAGATTTGCGGAACGATTTTGTGGCGATTGAACAACAAATCGGCGAAGGTGCGTCAGCAGGCGGCGGATTTGATCTCTAGAATCGCCGTGGTGATGAAGACCTGCCAGGAGGAGAAGCTAATGGGTCATTTGGGCGTGGTGCTCTACGAGTATCTGGGTGAGGAGTACCCCGAAGTGCTGGGCAGCATTTTAGGAGCCCTAAAAGCCATTGTAAACGTGATTGGCATGACCAAGATGACGCCGCCTATCAAGGATTTGCTGCCCCGACTCACTCCAATCCTGAAGAATCGTCACGAGAAGGTGCAGGAGAACTGCATCGATCTGGTGGGAAGGATTGCCGATCGAGGACCCGAGTATGTTTCCGCCCGCGAGTGGATGCGCATCTGCTTTGAGCTTTTAGAGCTGCTCAAGGCGCACAAGAAGGCGATTCGCAGGGCCACTGTCAACACCTTTGGCTACATAGCCAAGGCCATTGGTCCGCACGATGTGCTGGCCACTTTGTTGAATAACTTAAAGGTCCAGGAGCGCCAGAACCGCGTCTGCACCACGGTGGCCATTGCCATAGTGGCGGAGTCGTGTCGCCCCTTCACCGTGCTCCCTGCGCTGATGAACGAGTACCGAGTGCCGGAGTTGAATGTTCAAAATGGAGTGTTGAAATCGCTCTCTTTCCTCTTCGAATACATTGGAGAAATGGGCAAGGATTATATATACGCAGTGTGTCCCCTCCTGGAAGATGCCCTCATGGACAGAGATCTCGTGCACCGACAAACCGCCTGCTCCGCCATTAAGCACATGTCCCTGGGCGTCTATGGATTTGGCTGCGAGGATGCGCTGACGCATCTCCTCAACTACGTGTGGCCCAATATCTTTGAGACCTCGCCGCATCTCGTTCAGGCCTTCATGGATTCTGTGGATGGTTTGAGGGTTTCCCTGGGACCCATTAAGATCCTGCAATACACACTGCAGGGACTGTTTCATCCCGCTCGGAAAGTCCGCGACGTCTACTGGAAGATCTACAACTCTCTGTACATCGGAGGGCAGGACGCACTGATTGCCGGCTATCCGCGGATCACCAACGACCCGAAGAACCAGTACGAGCGGTACGAACTGGACTACACGCTCTAAGTTTTAATCGGCTAGCAGTAGGATTCTCTAagatacaaatatataaatccAAACTATACGAAGAAGGGGTTTTTAAGTGATGGGAAATGatctgaaaacaagaaaggaagctagcttcggccaacCAAAGCTTATAcactcaaaacaaatttttcaaaatcgcataaaatttacttttttcttaattttagaaaattttctgaattttataaattgttttaaatttagaaaaatgatttttttcttaaatcaatggtgtttttCCTAGTTGGctcttttttcttaaattaatggcgatttcgccattaaatttcgtattaatttgacattattttttctgtccTTCCAATGaaaactatataatatagtcgtccgatttttgtttaatttaattcgaaatctggaaatatttcatattattttcccgttaattttccgatcgttcctttggcagctatatgatatagtcgtccgattttttttaatttaatccaaAATTCAGagatgtataaaaaatattattccccaaaatagaaggtaatatttaaaaaacaccgaagttagAATTCGTGTTCCATTTCTTTtctgaatattcctatggctcgtctagtgatgctgatcaagaatatatatactttatggggtcgaaaacgtctccttcactgcgttgccaatttctgactgaaatcataataccccttgcaaataataagattttaCAAGAGATATTTCTTGCTCGTTCCATAATCGCAAGCGATCTATTATCTCTAAAGAGATTAGATAgatgtttatttattgttaatatTTACTTCGCACCGATGATAAAGCAAAGTCGAATCATCCATGCAACTATTCTTCATATCTATGGTGTAACCATCTGGGGATTTAGTCATTTCATTGGAATGAGTAATGGTCACCATCCATTGTCATGTTGCGTAATTGCGTAACTCCCATTCATACGCTCGATTTCCAGATACATATACaaacaatttgtaaaaaaaccgGGTTTTATTCTACGTTTTAGAGTAGCTCCCCAAACCCTCAACAGGTGGGCACGTCTACTGTGGACTAATCTTTTGGCTTAGGCGATAATACAAAAGTATCTCATTGCGTTGAGATTGGAACATCATCTTCTCTCCGTCTACTTCTTGGTCCCCGTTGGCGAGTATTGATCATCGGTGGAGTATTGACTGGACAACTTGGATCAGGCTGCGCAGGCCGAACATGTAGTTCTCATCCGGCTGACCCTGCTCCGCCGGATAGACGTGGGCAAAGTCAATCATCCGGACCTGCACCCAGCTGGCGGGATCGTCCTCCTTGCTGCGGTGGCCATTGAGCAGCGACTGGCTCATCGGCGGATTCCCCAGTCGCGCGTAATCGTAGCAGATGAGCAGGGAGCTGGCGTAGAAATGCAATTGGCGCTGCCGCTGGAACCACGCGAGGATCTCCTGCAGCTGGCGGAGCACCTCGTTGAGCAGCAGCTCGGTGCCCGCTCTCCTGTTCCTGGAATCCCTGGAGATGTTGAAGAACAAGGCCATCGTCTGCTTGAATCCCTCTACGCTTAAGCTTTTCCCATAGTCCTTGCCGTGGCGCAGGATTGTCGCTTCCTTGGGATGCTCCTCATCCGATCTGCTTGGCCTGTACACCTGGAAACCGGGTAAACAAAGACCCAGCTCCTGTTTGCACTTCACATACTTGGCCTCCTCCAGCTTCCGCTTGTTGAGCGACGCTGCCGGGTCCCAGGTTCGTTTACCCATCTTGACGTCCATGACGCACGGCTGGCGCATCCCACGCGTGAGATCTTCCAGGCGGAGGAACGTGCGCTCGCGCCGATTCACAACCAGTTTGAGGGGGCCGTAAAACCGGGGGACGTGACCGCGGAGCAGGGCAAGGTCATTGTCACCCGAGGCCAGTGACTCATAGAAGCGCAGCTCCCGTTCGCCGCACTCTGGCTTCCCCAGCGGCTTCAGCACGCATCCCGCCCTGGAATCCTGCAGGAGACCCACTGCCTCCGCGTTGCTCTCCTCGAATGTGTGGCCCGCCACCTGCGTCTTCAGCTGCCGGAAGCCCTCGGGCAGCTCCTGCTCGCTCTGGGCCATGGTGGCGGGGGGTGATCGGTGTCCAGCAGTTGTCTCGTCCAGGAGGCAGCTCCTCTGGAGGCGGCCAGCAGAATGCAGAACGC
The genomic region above belongs to Drosophila takahashii strain IR98-3 E-12201 chromosome 2L, DtakHiC1v2, whole genome shotgun sequence and contains:
- the LOC108067133 gene encoding uncharacterized protein; amino-acid sequence: MLLRRCVLFPFPAVRLVRRQLHRRHEHIVLHPEVRQALQLQQPVVALESTIITHGMPMPENVLTALAVEEQVREQGAIPATIGILDGRIKVGLTREELTTLAKKPRDQVIKCSRRDLPFVVSRRQSGGTTVAATMLIAHRVGIRVFATGGIGGVHRDGQETFDISADLTELGRTPVAVVCSGVKSILDIPRTLEYLETQGVCVASYASPGGVFPDFYTRDSGCRVPYNLQSAQEAAELLRSWRELKMESGLLIGVPIPEEFAADKAKIEEAIQVASAQAKEQGISGKEVTPFLLAAIAKITEGRSLQSNIALIKNNAKVAAQIAASLSEQSTKTENLEQKRIDKKPLVVGASILDLSFTVDDQKRDMKLDGATYSAVAKQAAGGVGRNIAEGIYKLYGDVNLISAVGNDQMGQTLLQLMPKALQRGLILADSHSTSLCSLIFDKFGDCKLILGNMEIHQSITPETLQAHHQLFREAPLIVMDSNISEQAMASILQQAQKYKIPVFFEPTDMFIAGKPFKLLPELTKNIRLIKPNLQELKTITEAITGEHIKWNPDTKLPQSELLQQAKGMIKKIDCHFNCIIATLSDHGVLLSYRRDAENDARLLLDVGKSSVPHCTRFYAAPMVHNIVNVSGAGDSFCAGFITALLRGCSLDECVAGGFVAAEKALQSESAVPTSYYSNQESFESRYKQTAKIIQQQSI
- the Nle gene encoding protein Notchless, translated to MLAKKQKMQVEADAEPPATPHTIQARLISDTGEEAGPPIDLPAGITTQQLGLICNALLKNEEATPYLFFVGEDEIKKSLEDTLDLASVDTENVIDIVYQPQAVFKVRPVTRCTSSMPGHAEAVVSLNFSPDGAHLASGSGDTTVRLWDLNTETPHFTCSGHKQWVLCVAWAPDGQRLASGCKAGSIIIWDPETGQQKGRPLSGHRKHINCLAWEPYHRDPECRKLASASGDGDCRIWDVKLGQCLMNIAGHTNAVTAVRWGGAGLIYTSSKDRTVKMWRSADGILCRTFSGHAHWVNNIALSTDYVLRTGPFQPVKDRSKGHLNLTTEELQQSALKRYQAVCPDEVESLVSCSDDNTLYLWRNNQNKCVERMTGHQNVVNDVKYSPDVKLIASASFDKSVRLWRASDGQYMATFRGHVQAVYTLAWSADSRLIVSGSKDSTLKVWSVQTKKLAQELPGHADEVFGVDWAPDGSRVASGGKDKVIKLWAY
- the Sf3b1 gene encoding splicing factor 3B subunit 1; this translates as MENIPRTHEDIEAQISVIQEKKTELAKTTAAAAGVGLLDSGGFFDSDLYDDEAAKGKGRYEGYNTSIAANDAEEVDEDEEDDGFPVPQKRTTYTAPTSVLKDVTQGKEDVDPMADRRRPTIADREDEYRQKRRRIIISPERADPFAEGGKTPDVGSRTYTDIMREQMLKGEETELRRRILEKTKEGTLVKSATSSSSSSANGELAAPKDGGRKRGRWDQTVSDSFIPAKVATPSSAATPTWEDKTPGDHRWDETPGHKGSETPGATPGLNTRIWDATPAHAMTPGHETPGHEKSARRNRWDETPKTERETPGHSGWAETPKPDRTGSGAGGVESISIESTPGASKRRSRWDETPSNATPAITPTNASAMTPSMTPSMTPHATPGHATPMLTPGGSTPIGVKAMAMATPSAGALAAMTPEQLQAYRWEKEIDERNRPYTDDELDQIFPPGYKILPPPAGYVPLRTPGRKLMATPTPIAGTPAGFFIQVEDKNAKFMDNQPKGQNLPFMKPEDAQYFDKLLVDVNEDSLSPEELKERKIMKLLLTIKNGSPPMRKSALRQITDKAREFGAGPLFNQILPLLMSPTLEDQERHLLVKVIDRVLYKLDDLVRPYVHKILVVIEPLLIDEDHYARIEGREIISNLAKAAGLATMISTMRPDIDNIDEYVRNTTARAFAVVASALGIPSLLPFLKAVCKSKKSWQARHTGIKIVQQIAILMGCAILPHLKALVEIIEHGLVDEQQKVRTITALAIAALAEAATPYGIESFDSVLKPLWKGIRTHRGKGLAAFLKAIGYLIPLMDAEYANYYTREVMLILIREFQSPDEEMKKIVLKVVKQCCATDGVEPQYIKEEILPHFFKFFWNHRMALDRRNYRQLVDTTVEIANKVGASEIINRVVDDLKDENEQYRKMVMETVEKIMGNLGAADIDSRLEEQLIDGILYAFQEQTTEDVVMLNGFGTIVNQLGKRVKPYLPQICGTILWRLNNKSAKVRQQAADLISRIAVVMKTCQEEKLMGHLGVVLYEYLGEEYPEVLGSILGALKAIVNVIGMTKMTPPIKDLLPRLTPILKNRHEKVQENCIDLVGRIADRGPEYVSAREWMRICFELLELLKAHKKAIRRATVNTFGYIAKAIGPHDVLATLLNNLKVQERQNRVCTTVAIAIVAESCRPFTVLPALMNEYRVPELNVQNGVLKSLSFLFEYIGEMGKDYIYAVCPLLEDALMDRDLVHRQTACSAIKHMSLGVYGFGCEDALTHLLNYVWPNIFETSPHLVQAFMDSVDGLRVSLGPIKILQYTLQGLFHPARKVRDVYWKIYNSLYIGGQDALIAGYPRITNDPKNQYERYELDYTL